The DNA region CGCAATCCAGACATCTTCTAACCAGTACTGTTGTTGTAAAAGACCTCTAATGAGAACTGCTGCTGCAATTTATATGGTTCAAGCTTTGAGTTGAACCCACCAGACCCTGAAACTACGAGAAACCTTTTTCAGCCAAAGAAAAAGACAGTCAAAGAAAGGacatgttcatacgttattgcaATGAGTTTGTGTTCATCTGGATTCTGTGTAAACCATAGTTGCTCACTTCCTCTTGTTAAAGTGAGCAAAATTTGAGTGAGTTCAAAACTTCATGAATCATTTTGTTCTAAATTATGGTAGCAAATTGAAGTTGTTCTGTACCATGTTCCCTACTGTGAAACTATTACTTCCAGATCTGATTTGTTGAGAATTGGCACTGTCAGCTTCGATATGCCTGTTGGGAATCGGTGATTATCAGGATAGAGATGCTTCGATGGGTGCTTGGCAGTTTTGCCACGTACGATCGAGGAGGTGCTTATCTTGTCTCATCGACACTTGATGATGCACCGATGCCACTCCTTTGCTAGCAAATTGGTGCGATATAAATTCTGAAAGCCGACCTTTCTGCTACTCGTACTGCTGATAGAACTTATGATACACCCCTTTGCTACCCACACTGCAGGGATCACATAATAAAcaatgtgtatttttttattctagACGTGCAAATATTGAACGTGATAATATTAACTACAAACTCAGGTATGGAGATATGAATACGTTATAAAAATACCGTCGAATGAATACGTCGAGAGCGATATCgtaatttgattttagatgagattcgaaaaaagaaaagattatccgctaatttctctcaaaaaaatttatttatttttattaataaaacatGTTTCATCCGTAACCTTTAACAAGACGAGAAtgagaatgaataataaaaataaataaaacattcaAATTTTAGGTGCAGAGATTGCAGCCAAACCATGGACCAAGAACTCGAATTCCCCTACCATTTCCTCTTCGTCAAACTCCGGCCGTGCAGCCACGGCAAGAACCCACCTCCCGGGCCATGGCAACTGCCGGTGATCGGCAGCCTGCACCACCTCGTGGGAGCGCTCCCTCACCTCAATATGCGGGACATCGGCCGCTGGCACGGCCCGCTCATGATGCTCCGCCTCGGGGAGCTCCCCGTCATCGTGGCGTCGTCGCCCCGACGCGGCCCGGGAGGTGATGAGGACCCACGACGCCGCGTTCGCGACGCGCCCCAGGACCGCCACCATCCGGGAGCTCACACGGGACGGCGTCGGCATTGCGTTCGCGCTGCAGGGCGCCCACTGGCGCGAGCTCCGCAAGCTCTGAGTCACCGAGATGCTCAGCGCGCGGCGCGTCCGGTCGCTACGGCTGggacgggaggccgaggccgcaAACCTCGTCGCCTCCGTCGCGTCGCTGTCGTCGTTGTCGCCGGCTGAGCCCGTGAACGTCAGCGCCATCCTTGCCACATACGTCACCGACGCGGTCGTGCGCGCCGTGGTGGGCGACCGGATCAGGGACCGCGTTGCGTCCTGGAGAGGCTGGAGGAGGGCGTCAAGGTGGCCGCCGGATTCAGCCTCGCCGACGTGTTCCCGTCGTCCCGGCTCTCGCGGTCGTTCAGCGGGGTGGCGCGCCGCGCGGAGGAGCACAGGGAGAGGAGGGTGGCCAGCGTCGGCAAGGCGGCAACGAGGAGAAGGACCTCCTGGATGTGCCGCTCAGGATCCAGAAGGACGGCGGCCTGCAGGTTCCGCTCGACATGGGCAGAATCCGCGCCGTGATCATCGTATTAGACTCAGCACTCAGCTCTCTCCAAAGTGTTCGATGACACTGAGAGATAGTATTTTTTCGCATGCTGTGTCGCGCACTTAGGATCTTTCAGCGCGGGGGAGCgagacgacgacggcgacgacgctgcagtgggccatggcggagcTCATCCGTCACCCGGCAGCGCTGCGCAGAGCGCAGGACGAGGTGCGGCGCGCGCTCTCCGGCCAGAGCCGCGTGCCGGAGGACGCGCTGCCGGAGCTGCGCTACCTGCAGCAGGTCATCAAGGAGACGCTTCGTCTGCACGCACGCGGTGCCGCTGCTCCTCCCGCGTGAGTGCCAAGAGCAGACGCGCGGCGTCCTCGGCTTCGACGTGCCCAAGGATCGTCATGGTGCTCGTCAACGCGTGGGCGATCGGCCGCGACACCGCGAGCTGGCGCCCCGACGCCGAGGAGTTCAGGCCAGCGGTTCGAGGACGGCGCTGGTGGGGCGGCGGAAAACACAAAAATTCCATGAGAGCATGCGAACCCATGACTTATGGCTTATTAGAACAATTTATTGACATTGTGATTTGTACTAAAGAgataagtaaaaaaattataaatagataaaaaaatcaataaatgaATAAGTATCAACGCGGCCGGAGGATTTGTCCCGGTATAGCTCTCAGCCTCACAAGTCTACTCTTCCGTTTCGACTGGGAACCCCGCGGCGCTGTGCCGGAGGATCTGGACATGGCCGAGGCGCTCGGGATCACGGCGAGGAGGCAGAGCGACTTGTGGCTGCACGCCACCGTGCACGTACGACGTACCTGTTCCTGATGTGTAGATGTCTTTCATGCTTGGGGCTTGCTGAAAAACGAGCCAGGGGTTGACCACCCACGAGCTCTTTGACTGAatttcaatttttcaaaaagaaaagtatAGTTCATTACGTTGTCCCTGTTAATTTGTGGAGAATAGAAAGCCCATACCAAGACCGTAATATTAAAAATCCCTTCTATTTCCATCGCCTTTAATTACTTGTTTGGAATACAGTTTGCAAAAATCACATGAAATAGTTCAATACCAATTAAGTTTGCAAATATTCCAGTGTTCCAAACAAAGTTTAAGCAGAGGCAATCCCTTATTGCGGGAGCTTTAGTTTGAACTTAGCCTGACGAAAGCTTCCCGAAAACACGGCCTATACAACAAAATCACTGGTTAGATTGCATAGGGCTAGTTGACTGCCTGATCACTGCTAGCTGCGTGACCGAATAATACCGCTTACCAGTTTTGAAACTTCGGAAGTAATGATTCATCTGAATTACCATGATGCACAGAAACATTTGTGTATATCACATCGACAAATACGCATATCATGGACCATTTCTGAAATCTTATGAACCATACACTATAACAGGGAAAAGAACATTATATAATAGATAGCAAATTGTATGAGCAACACATTTCAAACAACATAACATGAAAAATTTGGACCTATGGGTGGTTAATCCACCTATCCCACACCCCCATCCCCAGGGCAATAGTGTAAAATAATTCTTAGATTATTAATTGGCAGGGGGCCGTCCTGGAGCTTAAGCTAAAATACATCAGGATTATAACGCCCAGGCATAGAGTTGCTCTGCTGAGCCTGCTTGAGATGCATTGTGAGAGCATAATTGTTTATCTGCAATGTAAGGTGAAACCCTAGTTTTTTCAGTTGATATGTTACACAGAAAAGGAGCATAGTTGAAAAAAGGACTAGGATTATTACCTCTAGAGTTCTGACTTGCTCCTGGTACTGCAAAACAAGTTGCTTCAAGCTTTGGACTTCCTGAGACCTCTCATCAAACTCCTTTTGCCGCTCATGTTGAATGGCAACCGCCCGCTTCAAGACAGCATTCTCTCTCAGAACGACTGTCAATTGCTCCTTAAGCACCATGTTTTCCTATATAGCAAGGAAAACATATATATCTTTTAAACAAGCCTTCCTCACTAATCAAGTTTTCTACAAATTAGTCACATACTACAGGCAACTAGAAGTTATAGTCACGCATGGGTACCGTATGCAAGTTTTGTGTGGCTTCAGCTCCTGCACGCTCTACAATTGACTTCTCCAAAGCTTCCAGAGCTCTCGATGCACGAGCCCGTGCATCATTTATGTCAGAAGCATTTGTCATCTCTCTGACAAATAGCTCAACCCATTCGGAGCCATTATTACTTGTCTCGTAATTATCTACAGCAGGTGGGTGTTCTGTAGCTGTATCCACACCACCATTGGGAATACCTGCCAACGAATGTAAAATTGCTTCTACTGTCAGCAATGCAATCTGGAAAACCACTCTATTGCTTTCCAGAAATTAATAAAACGCATTAGAAAATAAGTATGATACAACCAATTCACCTACTATGGTAGTAATACCATATAGCTGATACAAAATTATGTTAACCACCAAATGCAACACAAGAGCTTGACAGCTTGAAGCTATATCAAGGTGAAGTTAATACAACTAGAACTAAAAATGAATGAGGACGTATAACTATTGCTGTAtgattgcattaaaggaaaacaACAGTCTTTGGTAGAAAATGAACCTTCAACAGATGAGTGAATTGCTGTACGCTGACCATTTTCGGATTTCAAACCAGTAGATGACAAGATAGCCTCTGCTGACTCCAAGCGTAGCTCATTCAAACTCTTTATTGCAGAATCCAAGTCATCTCCAGATGCTTCTAGAGCTCTTTCAAGCAACTACAATTATTTCGCACAACCATAGTCAGCTGTGTTGCACATAATACTAGTAGGAAAAGTAAATGACTATATATCTAGTACAAATAAGACCTAGCTCATACTGCACAGAAGTAATTCAGCCTATCAGGTGCCAGCAGGAGGGTAAATTTTCTTCTATCAAGGAAGCCTTacagattcaagaaattcattttGTGTGCTGGGGACATCGCAGGCTTGGAGTGCGGCTACACTAAACACTTTGCGGAACTTTTTAAAAGTGTGGATCCATGTATTTGACCCCACAACATACATTAACTACGGCAAATCAGCATTGTGAAGAAAACATACACAGGATAACAGTAGAtaaaatcctatcaaacaaatTGTTTTTATTGCCAACATGCCCCAAAGCCATCAAATGTGCAATAATGGCAGGCCATTCACAGAATCACAAACATCTAAGCAAGCATATAAGCATGACAGTAAAATATATTAATCCAACGAAAACGCAGAGACTTCAGTTTATCATCTCATAGTTTCATAACAAGTATGGAAGTAAAAGATGTTAATCCAACCAAAGGAGCCGCATTTCAGCTTCTACGCACCCAAGATCAGCAACTTATAAGATCGATGGGATCAAAAATTTACCAACAAGAAAACCGCATCTCCTCATCGGAGTACCAAACCCACCCAAAATGATCGCTTATCATGGAGAGACCAAACCGCATCTCGTCGTCTACCACCTTAAAACTcatgggggtgggggggggggggggagagagataAAGGGGGGCGAACCTGGGGATCCATGTCGGGGAAATGGGTGAGGAGCTGATGCAGGAGCGCCTCCCGGCGGCGGCCGTCGAAGGCGCGGTGCGGGGAGCGGCGGGACCTCTTGGCCGccgggtggtggtggtgggaggagtgaggggagggaggggacgGCGGGAGGAGCTCGTCGGCGAAGATGGAGGAGGACCTCTTGCCACAGACTACCGCAGACATGGTGTcgccctcccccgccgccgcctcctcgcgcCGCCGCAGCCGATCCCCGCCGTCGTCCtactccccgccgccgccggccatcCGGTACGCGCTCCGGCCGCTCTCCCCTGTCGGTCCACAGCTGGGTTTCGACCCTCCTCCGCGTCCTGGTCGCCGCCCGGATTGGCTCGGGTCCTGGTGTGTTGGGTTCGTGACGCCTTCGTGCTCCGACCTCCGAGCCGTGTGAGGGTATTTACCTCGCCGTCTCCTCTTGTTTCCGTTGGGCTGTCATTTTTCTTTCCCTGCCTCTGATCTCTCGCCGCGTGAATTGCGATTCGttgccttcttcttttttggcactGGAACGTGTGTGCGCTCGCACGGCAGCTTTCTTGCGTGCTGTTGGCGGACAGGTGGACCCGGATGGAGCTTTTTCCGCGGCAACGTGGGGCCCACGAGCGCCTTTTATCTGACCGTCTCGGTCTCGTGCCGGGGACAAGGGTCGATTCCATTTCTGGGGTGGAAAAGGTTCCGCTGTTGGAGCAGCAGGAACTGTGATTTGTAAAAAGACCGCCCTGCCCTTTCCAACGCTTTGGCTCGTCACGTACTGCAGCTGGACTTCAGTACAATGCGTTTGCTCAGCATTATTTGACCAGGAGGTGATAGATGATACTACGTATGAGAAAACGACCTCAAATCTTTCTGGTAGCGACCAGCATCTTTATATTGAATGTCCAACACAGAGGCATTCAATTCCAGTCTTTTAGGTCTCACACAAAATTTACAACAATTTCACATGAAACATTCAATTCCCCGTGAGTTCAGAACCTCAACTGTGGAATGCTCCAAGAGAAGAAAACACTATTAGCAGTGGAACACTCCATGGGAGAAGAGTTAACCGTGTACAGTCCTGCTGGAGATTCACAAGCTGAAAGCCTGAAACATCTATGCATACAGGTATCCATCGGCTTTGTAATTACATATGGTGCAAAAACGAGGGCTTATTATGTTCTCTATCAGTATCACTCCAATTGCCGAGCTTCTCCAAAGCTGAGCAACTTTACTGTCCTCGCAACAGGAGCGCAATGTAACAGGCCCACTAAATATACTACCCTCCATGAATTTAAATGTAAATAAACAATAATACAACAGCATAACACGCTTCAAGGCTCCCTCTGCATGGAGGGGATGTTTATCCTGATGCTACTCTGGCACTAAAGGAATGCTCATCGTATAGCTTTGATCAAGCCACACAAGTTTAAGATCTAACTCACAAGAAAATACATTGGTATTTTCTCATCTGTCCAACAACCAGTTAAGGACTGTCTTTTTGGGGACAGCCCCATCAGTACCGTCTTTCTCTGGCTTCACGGTGGTATTTACAGCATTACGGATGACAGAATTGAGGCGCATTCTTAGCTGCGCATTGTCAATAAGCAGATCGGACAACATTTTTGTTGTATCTTCATCAGTAACATTTGCATCTTCACTGCTCATAGTCAATGAGGATCTACTATCAGAATTGTCGCCATCATCAGAAGAGCCTTGTTCATCATTTCCTGCTAGAAGTTGAGCCTACAGAGATCAATGCAGAGCATAGATTTAGTATAGAATATTGATACCCGCATTTAAAAGTAGCGAAATGAATAATAAAGTACATTTAAAAACTGAAGTTGAGTGTGGATGTTCCATACAGGCGTAATTAGCTGACTGATGCAATGCACCAGGGAgaattatataaataaaatgCGAAAAAATGAAGCTTAGCTTTGAATAAAGAGAAGTCCGTATCAAACCAGTGATTCACGAGAAACTGAAACATAACTTAGTGATAAGATGGCATTATAGATGAATGAAGAGAAACCTCCAAGTTCCTAAAGTCCTGCTGATGTCTTTCCTATGGCCAGCTAATCTAGATTCATCCCTCTGCCAATCGGTATGCCCTTTTTCACCTCACGTCGTTCTACTTCAATTCATTGCCGTTTAACCTCCCTAGGATGGATTTTAAACCCCTAATGAATAATGTTTTCTATGAATACTGTTTTCCAGAGTGAACAACTTTCTACACCTCCAAAACAAACAACTAGAGGATGCAATCATCAGGGTAACAATATACATGGCTCAAACTCTGAACTCTAGCAGAACCCAAGAAAACTATAGATCAGCTTAGCTTCTACTGCTGCTTCTATTAAGCAATTGTTAGGCGGACGTAACTCCAAAATGAGCTAGCAAGAAAGAGTGCAAACTCTGGTTGAAGAACTAGATGTGGTAACCTGTGATTCATCTTAACTAATACATCTCTAAATCAAAGAACTAGATGTGGTAGCCTGTGATTCCTGCATAAAGCTGGGATCTCGATAGGGTAACTTTCTCCAACTTCACTTACCTACACCCAGTTTTACAACACTAAAAATAGACTAGTTTCAAAGAAGAGACTTCTGAAACTATGTTATTTCACAAGACTGCTCCAGCTCCACCTCCAAGATAAAAAATGAGAAATAGAGTTCAGGGGTTTCTAATGCAAAAGTAGGGAATATACAGGTGCTCTTCTAAATGACGCCAAAAACTGTGCTAGATAATCTTGCCTCAATGTTACTATGTTAGGTAAACCATATCACAACTCTCATCTTCTTGCATAACGTTCTACATTATCCATACAACCAAAAtattgtttttctattttgaagaaaagaaagcaGCATTCATTTCCAAACAACTCCATTGCTCAGACTTCACAATTAGAATTGGAGCTCTGCTGCATAATTTTGGCTGTTCTATAAGAACATAAAACTAAAGTTTGGCCACGCAGGCCCATGGAATAAATGACATTTAAAATTTACCTCTGCAACGAGTAGGCGTATTCTATTGTCTGATGTTGCCAGAAGATCCAGTGCATCAGGCAAGGATGATGGATCAATAGAAAAGTTGTCTTGTTCCTCCGCTATAAATTTAGCACTACATTCTTGTAGACGCTCACGCAGCAGTCTGCACTCGTGAAGAATTTTTTCACGGGATAACTTCGTGTGTATTGACCGTTGTTTCTCTCTATTAATAACCctctgaaacaaaaaaaaaatcaattaaaaatcagaaagaaaaaataatgcATAGATTTTGAAATTACAGGTATTGTGAGTGCATAGAAGATTGGATTTAAGGAAAACAAAGAAAGTCTTAAACGAATAATTGGGTTAAAGCTGTTAGCATACGTAAAAAGACGCACCCCCTTTCTCAGCTTATGAATTAACCATTAAGTAGTTTACAAAGAAGCAGCATAAAATTCAAATTCCCAATCGGCCATATATAAGGAGAAATCTTTATACATCCTAGCTTGCAAGCTTTTTCCATCCAAGTTTGACGAGAGGAATCTCATGGAGatgctaaaataaaataaactgtTCAGGTGTTTGTTGATCTTGAGAACAATCACATTCTTTACTGCTCTTCCTAGCTTGTATAGATAGAGCAACTTTATCCATCCAAGTTTGACAAAAGGAACACATGGAGATGGTGAAAGAAACCAGATAGCTCATGTACTTGTTGATCACGAGAACAATCACATTCTTTAATGCTAAGAGCATCTTTTCAGCTAGCAAGCATAACGTTTTATGATAGCCTTCCCAAAAAGGACGACCTGTTACATGAAACCATGAGTATTCTGAAGTGGAAAGGCAAAAGGCCAGGATGTCTTGTGTCCTCCAAAAGGCTTCCTGGGTCTAACAGTTTCAAAAAATCACCTAGCTATGACCCAAAGTGTACTAGCAACTTGACAAGTGTGACTGTCCTGACCCAAGTAACAACAAGCCGAACACAGCAACAGTTCTATAGGATTTTAAGTTAAGTTCCATGGTAGGTGGCTTGCAGGAtagacaagaggaagaggaatTAGCCAAACAGGTCCAGCAAGCCGCTAATAATGTTAAATATGCTATCTGTAAGAGCACAAGTATTTATAGGAAACCACCAACATTGGTATTGCTACAACTATGCAAGGAACAGACATTATAGTTTTATAGATATCATTATACCTCTAAATCAGTCTTCTCCTCAAGATACTGATTCAGCACTTTCTCCATCTCTTTTTCTGAGTTTCTAAGAGACTTGACCTCTTTGACAAGAACCTTTATATCTGCTTTAGACTTTGACTCAACTTCTCCAAGATGCTGTTTCAAACTCTCAACTTCTTTTCGTTTAGTTTCTAGTTCTTCAAGTAACGTTTCTTTTTCACCACTAGCAGTTGTTGTCTCTGACTCCACACGAGTTTTCTCATTCTGCAAATTATAGAGGGAGACAGTCAATATCTTCATATGGCTAATAAAACAACTAAGCCACAAGAACAGCAAGGAAAAACTGACTTGTTCAATCTTCAGGTTTGACTCCATCTCAGAGTACTTCCTGCGGAGCTCATCCATATCCCATTGCATCTGGGTAATCCTCTCTCTTTCAACCAGGATAGCTTGTTGTAGTATCTCCCTACCTGTCTGCTTTGTCGCTTCCAACTCAACCTCCAAATCTTTGACCTATATCAGAAATCATAAGTAGCAAAGATTGCCTAGAATCCACAGGATGATTATGGTACACACAAATCATTGAATGTAACTAAGAACGCACAAAAACATCAAATCATAGTAACTTGGCAAAGCATACAATCTTATACTCAACatgaaaaacaaaaacacattTTGTTTTTAGGCATGAACCTGGAATACATGACAAACCATAAAGTGATGAATAATATAAAAAGCAATACCTTTGTGGTAAGATATTCTTTGACAGTAGCTTCCTGATTTAGTCGTGCTATGAGATCCTCCATATCAGTTTTTGTTGTCCCTATTCTTCGTTGCATCGTGATCAAAAGTCTAGTCAACTTCTGTTTTTGATCATTTGGAAGGATGACTTGTGCATCCACATCATCCAAAAGCTGCATATCTAAACCAGTAAGATGTTCTGTTTGACTATTATGTCCATCCATGCCGCTTGGTAGATCCACAGGACCATCCCATAGTGAACTACTAGGCCCTGGAGCAGATAATTCACTGCCTCT from Phragmites australis chromosome 8, lpPhrAust1.1, whole genome shotgun sequence includes:
- the LOC133927092 gene encoding PX domain-containing protein EREL1-like, whose amino-acid sequence is MATSAASRKKALSPPKHRHDGTSPLPLGMDWSPPPKRWEGRNTVWPHNPQTGWSYCVMIPSWIAQTPEASVTADSLLKSVVFYRIHVGVQSPEGFSSSHGILRRFSDFLKLSSDLKRAFPRKDVPSAPPKHAFLRINSSRLLLEERRHALEEWMQKLLSDIDLSRSAPVAAFLELEASARSYFQEQNGRPSEAGSSAKSSTDSSLHEPASGSLIESNQINPALTRGSSMTGATGNGVLGESILDQSDEHVTTVLNHRKGNLVFLEHDGRNGSVASYRGVVSEEDRDSNPGHARKDSSESIGSDLSSLRGSELSAPGPSSSLWDGPVDLPSGMDGHNSQTEHLTGLDMQLLDDVDAQVILPNDQKQKLTRLLITMQRRIGTTKTDMEDLIARLNQEATVKEYLTTKVKDLEVELEATKQTGREILQQAILVERERITQMQWDMDELRRKYSEMESNLKIEQNEKTRVESETTTASGEKETLLEELETKRKEVESLKQHLGEVESKSKADIKVLVKEVKSLRNSEKEMEKVLNQYLEEKTDLERVINREKQRSIHTKLSREKILHECRLLRERLQECSAKFIAEEQDNFSIDPSSLPDALDLLATSDNRIRLLVAEAQLLAGNDEQGSSDDGDNSDSRSSLTMSSEDANVTDEDTTKMLSDLLIDNAQLRMRLNSVIRNAVNTTVKPEKDGTDGAVPKKTVLNWLLDR
- the LOC133927093 gene encoding uncharacterized protein LOC133927093 isoform X1 encodes the protein MSAVVCGKRSSSIFADELLPPSPPSPHSSHHHHPAAKRSRRSPHRAFDGRRREALLHQLLTHFPDMDPQLLERALEASGDDLDSAIKSLNELRLESAEAILSSTGLKSENGQRTAIHSSVEGIPNGGVDTATEHPPAVDNYETSNNGSEWVELFVREMTNASDINDARARASRALEALEKSIVERAGAEATQNLHTENMVLKEQLTVVLRENAVLKRAVAIQHERQKEFDERSQEVQSLKQLVLQYQEQVRTLEINNYALTMHLKQAQQSNSMPGRYNPDVF
- the LOC133927093 gene encoding uncharacterized protein LOC133927093 isoform X2 — translated: MSAVVCGKRSSSIFADELLPPSPPSPHSSHHHHPAAKRSRRSPHRAFDGRRREALLHQLLTHFPDMDPQLLERALEASGDDLDSAIKSLNELRLESAEAILSSTGLKSENGQRTAIHSSVEGIPNGGVDTATEHPPAVDNYETSNNGSEWVELFVREMTNASDINDARARASRALEALEKSIVERAGAEATQNLHTENMVLKEQLTVVLRENAVLKRAVAIQHERQKEFDERSQEVQSLKQLVLQYQEQVRTLEAVFSGSFRQAKFKLKLPQ
- the LOC133927093 gene encoding uncharacterized protein LOC133927093 isoform X3, whose amino-acid sequence is MSAVVCGKRSSSIFADELLPPSPPSPHSSHHHHPAAKRSRRSPHRAFDGRRREALLHQLLTHFPDMDPQLLERALEASGDDLDSAIKSLNELRLESAEAILSSTGLKSENGIPNGGVDTATEHPPAVDNYETSNNGSEWVELFVREMTNASDINDARARASRALEALEKSIVERAGAEATQNLHTENMVLKEQLTVVLRENAVLKRAVAIQHERQKEFDERSQEVQSLKQLVLQYQEQVRTLEINNYALTMHLKQAQQSNSMPGRYNPDVF